The region ACAAAGGTACAATTGTATTCTGTATCCTACAAAACAGAATTAATGTGCCTGACTTTTAGAGAATAATTGAATAACTAGTACTCCTATGATTATTAAGGCTATTCCTAGTAATGCAGGTGTATCTAATTTTTGTTTGTATAAGAAGTAGGCTGCTATTGTAACTAGGACTATTCCTATACCTGACCATAACGCATAAGCTATCCCTATGGGAATAGTACGCAGCGTAAGACTCAATAGATAGAATGCACCTGCATATCCTATTAATGTTATAGCAGCAGGCACTACCTTAGTAAATCCCTCACTTGCTTTAAGTGATGTAGTAGCTATCGTTTCAAGCAGTATTGCGATAAGTAAGAAGATTAGATTCTTCATTTTTTTAGCAAAAATACTTTTTATATTTGTTTTCTGTCTAAAAAAGACACTCTATTTTTATTCATTAGAGAATTTGATTAACAAACAAGGATTTTAGAATCAATTAATAAGTACAATGGTGATTTGTAGTAAGAGGGACAATGTTTCTTTTACAGTATTCAGTTTTTATAGACTAATTATCTTCGTTGTAAATCTTCTGCATTTGTTGTGTTAATTATAATTTATTACGCTAGCTTAAGATTTATGATTTTGAATTAGTATAAATTTGCACCTATGAGTTTATCAAAATCAAATGTTTTATTTATGGCAGCGGTTACGGGATTAATCGTTGCTAACTTATATTATTGCCAACCCCTTATTCCTTTGATATCAGAAGAGTTTGGGGTGTCAGAGTCTTCAGCAGGTACTTTGACTTAT is a window of Myroides oncorhynchi DNA encoding:
- a CDS encoding DMT family transporter; translation: MKNLIFLLIAILLETIATTSLKASEGFTKVVPAAITLIGYAGAFYLLSLTLRTIPIGIAYALWSGIGIVLVTIAAYFLYKQKLDTPALLGIALIIIGVLVIQLFSKSQAH